In the genome of Crassaminicella thermophila, the window TGCCCTGCATTTCTTATTTTATGACATGCATTAGAACCTATTTCATTTCTCATATCTGCATTAATAACGGATTTTCGCACAAACATCCCTCCCTATGGTTAAGTCTAGTAGTCAGTATCTCCAATCTCTTTTTTTTATATACTGCTACCTACAAAATTTCATAGAGGGATATTGCAAAAAGTTATCTGGAATGAACGTTCTTTTTATATTTCCTTTAAAAGTTGATTACCTATAATTAATAAAGCATTTTTAACAAATCATCTGAATCCTGATCTTCTTTTTCTTCTAATTTAGTAGATTCAGTAAGCAATGCAACTATTTCTTCTGCTCCATTTAATACTTCAATATTTGGATCATTGTAGATTTCTAATTGGCTTACGATAAATGGCTCTCCATATTTTATATTGGATACATCAACTTCTATAGATTGTTTCAGGTACTTTGGATAAGTTTGTATCTCTAATTCTGTCATCTGCTGCTGTATGACAGAAGTACTCGATTCTACAGCTGATTTATTGACTAAATGTATAGGAATTTTAACTCTTACTTTTTCATTTGCATCTAACTCTTGCAAATCTATATGTAAGACGTTTAATTTGGTTGTATGCCTTTGAATATCTTTTATGATTGCATGTTTTATCTCATTTCCCATTTCAAGATATACGCTTGAACCTACTCCATAGTGATTTAATGTTTTATCTACTTCTTGTCTGTTTAATTTAATTTGCTTTGTCTTTTTGTTGTGTGCATAAATAATAGCTGGAATAAATCCTTCTTTTCTTAATTTTTTTAATTCATTCTTCTTTTTTAACTCTCTTTCCTGCACTTTTAAAACTGCTAACCCCATGTGTTTTCCCCCTTTTGTTCATAAAATGTTTTGCCCTATTTATATTAAATCAAATATTTTTAAATTTTTCAAATATTTTTTATATTTATTTCCTTTAATTTTCACTCGCTTTTCCATGATATAATGTAAAAAAGTAAACGTCAGGAGGAATAAATATGAAAAAATCCATATGCCTTTTATGCATCATACTTCTATTCGTAAGTGGATGTACATCTATAAATAATTCGAAACATGAAATTGAAGTCACCTTATATTATGCCAATGAAGCATACATTGAAACAGGAAATGAGGCACTAGATAAATTTATTACTGTAAAAAAGAAAATAAATCCTACTAACAATCATGTATTATCAATCCTTAATGAACTGAAAAAAGATCCGAATATAGAAAATGCC includes:
- a CDS encoding 50S ribosomal protein L25, with product MGLAVLKVQERELKKKNELKKLRKEGFIPAIIYAHNKKTKQIKLNRQEVDKTLNHYGVGSSVYLEMGNEIKHAIIKDIQRHTTKLNVLHIDLQELDANEKVRVKIPIHLVNKSAVESSTSVIQQQMTELEIQTYPKYLKQSIEVDVSNIKYGEPFIVSQLEIYNDPNIEVLNGAEEIVALLTESTKLEEKEDQDSDDLLKMLY